The following DNA comes from Glaciihabitans arcticus.
CGATCGCGGACTGCAGCATCGCGATCTGTTCCGCGTCGAGATCCGGGTCACCCAGCAAATCGTCGAGCACGCGCCGCGAACTGCCCGGCATGGTCGCACGGGCGAGCGCGATGAGCACGGTGCGCTTGCCCTCGCGCAGGTCGTCGCCCGCGGGCTTCCCGGTGACCGCAGGGTCACCGAATACCCCGAGCATGTCGTCACGCAACTGGTAGGCGATGCCCAGGGGCAGGCCGAATTCGCGCAGGGCGGCCTTCTGGGCCGCGGTTCCGCCGCCGAGTGAGGCGCCGATGGCGAGCGGGGCCTCCACGCTGTACTTGGCCGACTTGTAGACAACGACGCGATGCGCGCGCGGCAGCAATTCTGCTTCGGGATGACGCAGCCACGCGTTCTCCTCGAGGATGTCGAGATACTGGCCGACCGTCACCTCCGTGCGCATGAGGTTGAACTCGGCCCGCGCGGCGGCGGCCGAGGCAGGCGTCGCGAGCTGCGTGAGGGCGTCGGCGAAGAGCTCGTCGCTCCAGCTGAGGATGAGGTCCCCGAGCAGGAGCGCGGCCGACTGCCCGAAACCGAGGGGGTTGCCGAGCCACGCGCCGTCACGGTGCAGGGCCTCGAAGCGCTTGTGGGCGGAGGGCTTCGCGCGACGCGTGTCGGAGTTGTCCATGATGTCGTCGTGCACGAGCGCGGCGGCGTGGAACAGCTCGAGCGCGGAGGCGGCCTGCACGACCGCGGCGAAGTCGGTCTCTCGAACGGGATCAGGGGCCAGGTCGAAGCCGTCGGGATCGCCGCTCACCGCCTCCCAGCCCCAGTAGCAGAACAGGGCCCGGAATCGCTTGCCGCCGGAGAGGAACTCCCGCGAGAAGTCGATAAAGGGGTCGAGTTCGGGAGCGATGGCGGACAGCTCGGGAGCCCGCCGCTCAAGGAACTCGTCGATGCGGATCTGAACCAGATCGACTAACCGCGTACTCTCAGCCACGCGCCTAGCCTAGCCATCCTCGCGGGGCGTATTATGGAGAGCTACAACCGGGCCATTTATCCCGAGGGCTGAGGAGCACGAAATGCCACTTTCCGAGCAGGAGCAGCGTCTCCTCGAAGAGATGGAACGCAATCTCTACCAAAACGACGCCGATTTCGTTGCCACCGTCAGCGCGCGTCGCGGTAGGCCGAACTACACGGTCATCCTCGTGGGTGTGCTCATCGG
Coding sequences within:
- a CDS encoding polyprenyl synthetase family protein; the protein is MAESTRLVDLVQIRIDEFLERRAPELSAIAPELDPFIDFSREFLSGGKRFRALFCYWGWEAVSGDPDGFDLAPDPVRETDFAAVVQAASALELFHAAALVHDDIMDNSDTRRAKPSAHKRFEALHRDGAWLGNPLGFGQSAALLLGDLILSWSDELFADALTQLATPASAAAARAEFNLMRTEVTVGQYLDILEENAWLRHPEAELLPRAHRVVVYKSAKYSVEAPLAIGASLGGGTAAQKAALREFGLPLGIAYQLRDDMLGVFGDPAVTGKPAGDDLREGKRTVLIALARATMPGSSRRVLDDLLGDPDLDAEQIAMLQSAIVDSGAIDQVERIIDRNVGIAKSAVADAPLSASAREQLLQLADTVIRRAR